Proteins encoded within one genomic window of Epinephelus lanceolatus isolate andai-2023 chromosome 9, ASM4190304v1, whole genome shotgun sequence:
- the LOC117252473 gene encoding uncharacterized protein LOC117252473 has translation MSSAEYLREFVNERLTAAAQEIFGVFHKTIVEYEEEINRQRKLLMNIVWEPPKKSHSKELPQQHVCKEEEVLSEQQLCIQERNSSVDQEEPEPPQIKEEEEEEHETDASMLIPPYEDSDHSEGQTLNFSHDDALSAAEEESEFSAPGSSPVVSEEHSYHPLLSHSSHEAESQDQEDSEHGDLGTTSDAEPKPKKRRHKSKNHDNTVNNPNISDFYRHAHTGEKSFRCEKCGKDFNFKSTLWKHMRVHTAERPHSCTICGKDFIYNSQLLKHISTHRGERPFTCKTCGRAFKHSCDLKNHRVRVQTSDKPILCKFCGKRFCAISVLKKHERIHTGETPYSCKTCGKDFRLNKDLLAHMVTHTDERLFTCKTCGEDFKRNYELTVHMRRAHTGEKPYSCKFCRKRFCDVSVLKRHISIHTGEKLYTCKTCGKDFRQNSDLWVHMRSHTGKKLYTCKTCGRDFGYNSHLLAHMRTHTGEKPFTCQTCGQAFIRNYDLSVHMRRVHADEKPYLCNTCGKIFVSIIELERHVSVHTDQ, from the exons ATGTCTTCAGCTGAGTATCTGAGAGAGTTTGTTAATGAGagactaactgctgctgctcaagAAATATTCGGAGTTTTTCATAAAACTATCGTCGAGTATGAAGAAGAGATCAATCGTCAGCGCAAACTGTTGATGAATATCGTTTGGGAGCCCCCAAAAAAGTCACACAGCAAGG agctcccacagcaacatgtgtgtaaggaggaggaggttctctctgagcagcagctctgtattcAGGAGAGGAactccagtgtggaccaagaggagccagagcctccacagattaaagaggaagaggaggaagagcatGAGACTGACGCCTCCATGTTGATCCCCCCTTATGAGGACAGTGACCACAGTGAAGGTCAGACTCTGAACTTCAGTCATGATGATGCTCTCAGTGCAGCAGAGGAGGAATCAGAGTTCAGTGCACCAGGTTCAAGCCCTGTGGTGTCAGAAGAACACAGTTaccaccccctcctctctcaCAGCTCTCATGAAGCTGAGAGCCAAGATCAGGAAGACAGCGAACATGGAGACTTGGGAACAACTAGTGACGCAGAaccaaaaccaaagaaaagacGTCACAAAAGCAAAAATCATGATAACACTGTGAACAACCCGAACATATCAGACTTTTACCGTCATGCTCACACAGGTGAAAAGTCCTtcagatgtgaaaaatgtgggaaagactttaattttaAGTCAACATTGTGGAAACACATGAGAGTCCACACGGCCGAGAGGCCACATTCCTGCACAATATGTGGAAAAGATTTTATATATAATAGCCAGTTGTTGAAACACATCAGCACACACAGGGGTGAGAGGCCATTTACATGCAAAACCTGTGGGAGAGCtttcaaacacagctgtgatTTGAAAAACCACAGAGTCAGAGTCCAGACGAGTGACAAGCCTATCCTCTGCAAGTTCTGCGGGAAAAGATTCTGTGCGATTTCAGTGTTGAAAAAGCATgagagaatccacacaggtgagacaccaTATAGTTGTAAAACATGTGGAAAAGATTTCAGACTTAATAAAGACTTGTTGGCCCACAtggtaacacacacagacgagAGGCTTTTTACATGCAAAACGTGTGGGGAGGATTTCAAACGTAACTATGAGCTGACAGTCCACATGAGAAGAGCCCACACTGGTGAGAAACCGTACTCTTGCAAGTTCTGCAGGAAAAGATTTTGTGACGTTTCAGTATTGAAAAGGCATATTAgcatccacacaggtgagaagctgTACACTTGTAAAACATGTGGGAAAGATTTCAGACAGAATAGTGACTTGTGGGTCCACATGAGGAGTCACACAGGTAAGAAGCTGTACACTTGTAAAACGTGTGGGAGAGATTTTGGATATAACAGTCATTTGTTGGCCcacatgagaacacacacaggcGAGAAGCCGTTTACGTGCCAGACATGTGGGCAAGCTTTCATACGTAACTATGATTTGTCAGTCCACATGAGAAGAGTCCACGCTGATGAGAAGCCGTACCTTTGCAACACCTGTGGGAaaatttttgtttcgataattGAATTGGAAAGGCATGTAAGCGTTCATACAGACCAGTAG
- the LOC144458325 gene encoding uncharacterized protein LOC144458325 — protein sequence MSSAEYLREFVNERLTAAAQEIFGVFHKTIVEYEEEIDRQRRLLDVVWKPEIRLHRIELPQQHVCKEEEVLSEQQLCIQERNSSVDQEEPEPPQIKEEEHETDASKLIPPHEDRDHGEDQTLYFSHDDALSAAEEEVEFSAPGSSPVVSEEHSYHPLLSHSSHEAESQDQEEDEHGDLGATSDTEPKPKRRRHKRKNHDNTVNKSNMSGVYRHAHTGEKSFKCEKCGKHFNIKLKLRRHMRVHTAERPHSCTICGKKFMYNSQLLIHISTHSKERPFTCKTCGRAFKHSCDLKNHRVRVLTSDKPILCKFCGKRFCVISALQRHKSIHSDEKPYSCKFCGKSFCASTVLKRHESIHTGQKPYSCKICGKDFGYKSHLLAHMRTHRNERKFTCNTCGQAFRRIYELTVHMRRAHTGEKPYSCEVCRKTFCDVSVLKRHISIHTGDKRYTCKTCGKDFRRNSDLWVHMRSHTGGKPFTCQTCGQAFRRDYELSVHMRRVHADGKPYLCNTCGKIFVSVIELERHVSVHTDQ from the exons ATGTCTTCAGCTGAGTATCTGAGAGAGTTTGTTAATGAGagactaactgctgctgctcaagAAATATTCGGAGTTTTTCATAAAACTATCGTCGAGTATGAAGAAGAGATCGACCGTCAGAGGAGGCTGTTGGATGTCGTTTGGAAACCTGAAATAAGGCTACACAGGATAG agctcccacagcaacatgtgtgtaaggaggaggaggttctctctgagcagcagctctgtattcAGGAGAGGAactccagtgtggaccaagaggagccagagcctccacagattaaagaggaagagcaTGAGACTGACGCCTCAAAGTTGATCCCTCCTCATGAGGACAGAGACCACGGTGAAGATCAGACTCTGTACTTCAGTCATGATGATGCTCTCAgtgcagcagaggaggaagtggagtTCAGTGCACCAGGTTCAAGCCCTGTGGTGTCAGAAGAACACAGTTACCACCCGCTCCTCTCTCACAGCTCTCATGAAGCTGAGAGCCAAGATCAGGAAGAAGACGAACATGGAGACTTGGGAGCAACTAGTGACACAGAACCAAAACCAAAGAGAAGACGTCACAAAAGGAAAAATCATGATAACACTGTGAACAAGTCAAACATGTCCGGCGTTTACCGTCATGCTCACACAGGTGAAAAGTCCttcaaatgtgaaaaatgtgggAAACACTTTAATATTAAGTTAAAATTGCGGAGACACATGAGAGTCCACACAGCCGAGAGGCCACATTCCTGCACAATATGTGGAAAAAAATTTATGTATAATAGCCAGTTGCTGATACACATCAGCACACACAGTAAagagaggccgtttacatgcAAAACTTGTGGGAGAGCtttcaaacacagctgtgatTTGAAAAACCACAGAGTCAGAGTCCTGACGAGTGACAAGCCTATCCTCTGCAAGTTCTGCGGGAAAAGATTCTGTGTGATTTCAGCGTTGCAAAGGCACAAGAGTATCCACTCAGATGAGAAGCCGTATTCTTGCAAGTTCTGCGGGAAAAGTTTCTGTGCGAGTACCGTATTGAAAAGGCACGAGAGTATCCACACAGGTCAGAAGCCGTATTCTTGCAAAATATGTGGAAAAGATTTTGGATATAAAAGTCACTTGTTGGCCCACATGAGAACGCACAGAAATGAGAGGAAGTTTACATGTAACACGTGTGGGCAAGCTTTCAGACGTATCTATGAGCTGACAGTCCACATGAGAAGAGCTCACACTGGTGAGAAACCGTACTCTTGCGAGGTCTGCAGGAAAACATTTTGTGATGTTTCAGTATTGAAAAGGCATATTAGCATCCACACAGGTGACAAGCGGTACACTTGTAAAACATGTGGGAAAGATTTTAGACGGAATAGTGACTTGTGGGTCCACATGAGGAGTCACACAGGCGGGAAGCCGTTTACGTGCCAGACATGTGGGCAAGCTTTCAGACGTGACTATGAACTGTCAGTCCACATGAGAAGAGTCCACGCTGATGGGAAACCATACCTTTGCAACACCTGTGGGAAAATTTTTGTTTCAGTGATTGAGTTGGAAAGGCATGTAAGCGTTCATACAGACCAGTAG